One part of the Panthera leo isolate Ple1 chromosome D4, P.leo_Ple1_pat1.1, whole genome shotgun sequence genome encodes these proteins:
- the STPG3 gene encoding protein STPG3 isoform X1, whose translation MNFDQKAVKFLANFYINGGKHWTHGPLRQKTLVPYQPKACVLLLGPPPGAAWEEMWTPGGQEFPPGLGMQMSPPQERPPICTQNLKELLLERRPPIVTDLQIPGPTKYQVPDASIRECSPHPHFSIGRKHSTREGGGRRAWQTAWFQSESPFTQKVDFNQEQKWPSPADYQPLNRPACPAFSFGGRRPASKTVEARSRPGLLRAGGAGYRAQPRLQAPPPAPGGEKRPGPNTYDISPGCRLQSHRPPAFSMSRSPAFASWISSCKEASDDRGQALGAGRGTQPVGSWELAPQLGWGSRLLSAAHTPGPAAYHVEDCYNSRFPSAPGVVIQGVRRPKRHDTGPFCTL comes from the exons ATGAATTTTGACCAGAAGGCTGTGAAATTCCTGGCAAATTTTTACATCAATGGAGGCAAACACTGGACCCATGGCCCCCTGAGGCAGAAGACACTTGTGCCATACCA GCCCAAGGCCTGTGTCTTGTTGCTGGGCCCCCCACCAGGGGCCGCCTGGGAGGAGATGTGGACCCCTGGAGGGCAGGAGTTCCCACCTGGCCTCGGGATGCAAATGAGTCCCCCCCAGGAGCGTCCCCCTATCTGCACCCAGAACCTGAAGGAGCTGT TACTGGAGCGGCGCCCACCCATCGTGACCGACCTGCAGATCCCCGGCCCCACCAAGTACCAGGTGCCCGATGCTTCAATACGCGAGTGCTCCCCACATCCCCACTTCAGCATCGGCCGCAAGCACTCCACCCGCG AGGGCGGTGGCCGCAGGGCGTGGCAGACAGCGTGGTTCCAGAGCGAAAGCCCCTTCACACAGAAAGTCGACTTTAACCAAGAGCAAAAG TGGCCATCGCCCGCGGACTATCAACCACTCAACCGGCCTGCCTGCCCGGCCTTCAGCTTTGGGGGCCGCCGCCCCGCCTCCAAGACAGTTGAGGCCCGCTCCCGGCCGGGGCTGCTGCGGGCCGGGGGTGCGGGTTACCGTGCCCAGCCCCGGCTCCAGGCCCCTCCTCCGGCCCCGGGGGGCGAGAAGCGCCCAGGCCCCAACACCTACGACATCTCTCCTGGGTGCCGGCTGCAGAGCCACCGCCCGCCCGCCTTCTCCATGAGCCGTTCACCTGCGTTCGCCTCCTGGATCAGCTCCTGTAAGGAGGCTTCTGATGACAGAGGCCAGGCCCTGGGAGCAGGACGGGGGACTCAGCCTgtggggagctgggagctggcGCCGCAGCTTGGGTGGGGCTCCCGCCTTCTCTCCGCAGCCCACACTCCCGGCCCAGCTGCCTACCATGTGGAGGATTGCTATAACTCGCGCTTCCCCTCAGCACCTGGGGTGGTCATCCAGGGCGTGCGAAGACCCAAGCGCCATGACACAGGACCCTTCTGCACGCTGTAG
- the STPG3 gene encoding protein STPG3 isoform X3: MWTPGGQEFPPGLGMQMSPPQERPPICTQNLKELLLERRPPIVTDLQIPGPTKYQVPDASIRECSPHPHFSIGRKHSTREGGGRRAWQTAWFQSESPFTQKVDFNQEQKWPSPADYQPLNRPACPAFSFGGRRPASKTVEARSRPGLLRAGGAGYRAQPRLQAPPPAPGGEKRPGPNTYDISPGCRLQSHRPPAFSMSRSPAFASWISSCKEASDDRGQALGAGRGTQPVGSWELAPQLGWGSRLLSAAHTPGPAAYHVEDCYNSRFPSAPGVVIQGVRRPKRHDTGPFCTL, from the exons ATGTGGACCCCTGGAGGGCAGGAGTTCCCACCTGGCCTCGGGATGCAAATGAGTCCCCCCCAGGAGCGTCCCCCTATCTGCACCCAGAACCTGAAGGAGCTGT TACTGGAGCGGCGCCCACCCATCGTGACCGACCTGCAGATCCCCGGCCCCACCAAGTACCAGGTGCCCGATGCTTCAATACGCGAGTGCTCCCCACATCCCCACTTCAGCATCGGCCGCAAGCACTCCACCCGCG AGGGCGGTGGCCGCAGGGCGTGGCAGACAGCGTGGTTCCAGAGCGAAAGCCCCTTCACACAGAAAGTCGACTTTAACCAAGAGCAAAAG TGGCCATCGCCCGCGGACTATCAACCACTCAACCGGCCTGCCTGCCCGGCCTTCAGCTTTGGGGGCCGCCGCCCCGCCTCCAAGACAGTTGAGGCCCGCTCCCGGCCGGGGCTGCTGCGGGCCGGGGGTGCGGGTTACCGTGCCCAGCCCCGGCTCCAGGCCCCTCCTCCGGCCCCGGGGGGCGAGAAGCGCCCAGGCCCCAACACCTACGACATCTCTCCTGGGTGCCGGCTGCAGAGCCACCGCCCGCCCGCCTTCTCCATGAGCCGTTCACCTGCGTTCGCCTCCTGGATCAGCTCCTGTAAGGAGGCTTCTGATGACAGAGGCCAGGCCCTGGGAGCAGGACGGGGGACTCAGCCTgtggggagctgggagctggcGCCGCAGCTTGGGTGGGGCTCCCGCCTTCTCTCCGCAGCCCACACTCCCGGCCCAGCTGCCTACCATGTGGAGGATTGCTATAACTCGCGCTTCCCCTCAGCACCTGGGGTGGTCATCCAGGGCGTGCGAAGACCCAAGCGCCATGACACAGGACCCTTCTGCACGCTGTAG
- the TUBB4B gene encoding tubulin beta-4B chain: protein MREIVHLQAGQCGNQIGAKFWEVISDEHGIDPTGTYHGDSDLQLERINVYYNEATGGKYVPRAVLVDLEPGTMDSVRSGPFGQIFRPDNFVFGQSGAGNNWAKGHYTEGAELVDSVLDVVRKEAESCDCLQGFQLTHSLGGGTGSGMGTLLISKIREEYPDRIMNTFSVVPSPKVSDTVVEPYNATLSVHQLVENTDETYCIDNEALYDICFRTLKLTTPTYGDLNHLVSATMSGVTTCLRFPGQLNADLRKLAVNMVPFPRLHFFMPGFAPLTSRGSQQYRALTVPELTQQMFDAKNMMAACDPRHGRYLTVAAVFRGRMSMKEVDEQMLNVQNKNSSYFVEWIPNNVKTAVCDIPPRGLKMSATFIGNSTAIQELFKRISEQFTAMFRRKAFLHWYTGEGMDEMEFTEAESNMNDLVSEYQQYQDATAEEEGEFEEEAEEEVA from the exons atgaGGGAGATCGTGCACCTGCAGGCCGGCCAGTGCGGCAACCAGATCGGCGCTAAG TTCTGGGAGGTGATCAGTGACGAGCATGGCATCGATCCTACCGGCACTTACCACGGCGATAGCGACCTGCAGTTGGAGCGGATCAACGTGTACTACAACGAGGCCACCG GTGGCAAGTATGTGCCCCGAGCTGTGCTCGTGGACCTGGAACCGGGCACCATGGATTCCGTGCGCTCGGGACCCTTCGGTCAAATCTTCAGGCCAGACAACTTCGTTTTCG GTCAGAGTGGTGCCGGGAATAACTGGGCCAAGGGGCACTACACGGAAGGTGCAGAGCTGGTCGACTCGGTCTTGGATGTCGTGAGGAAGGAGGCCGAGAGCTGTGACTGCCTGCAGGGCTTCCAGCTGACCCACTCCCTGGGCGGGGGCACCGGGTCTGGGATGGGTACCCTCCTCATCAGCAAGATCCGGGAGGAGTACCCCGACAGGATCATGAACACGTTCAGTGTGGTGCCCTCGCCCAAGGTGTCGGACACGGTGGTGGAGCCTTATAACGCCACCCTCTCGGTCCATCAGCTCGTAGAGAACACAGACGAAACCTATTGCATTGATAACGAGGCCCTCTATGACATCTGCTTCAGAACCCTAAAACTGACCACTCCTACCTATGGGGACCTCAACCACCTGGTGTCAGCCACCATGAGCGGGGTCACCACCTGCCTGCGCTTTCCCGGCCAGCTCAATGCTGACCTGCGCAAGCTGGCTGTCAACATGGTCCCCTTCCCCCGCCTGCATTTCTTCATGCCCGGCTTCGCCCCACTGACCAGCCGAGGCAGCCAACAGTACCGGGCCCTGACGGTGCCCGAGCTCACCCAGCAGATGTTCGATGCGAAGAACATGATGGCTGCCTGTGACCCCCGCCACGGCCGCTACCTGACCGTGGCCGCAGTGTTCAGGGGTCGCATGTCCATGAAGGAGGTGGACGAGCAGATGCTGAACGTCCAAAACAAGAACAGCAGCTACTTCGTCGAGTGGATCCCCAACAACGTGAAGACCGCCGTCTGTGACATCCCGCCCCGGGGGCTGAAAATGTCCGCCACCTTCATCGGCAACAGCACGGCCATCCAGGAGCTGTTCAAGCGCATCTCGGAGCAGTTCACGGCCATGTTCCGGCGCAAGGCCTTCCTGCACTGGTACACGGGCGAGGGCATGGACGAGATGGAGTTCACCGAGGCCGAGAGCAACATGAACGACCTGGTGTCCGAGTACCAGCAGTACCAGGACGCCACGGCCGAGGAGGAGGGCGAGtttgaggaggaggcagaggaagaggtggCCTAG
- the SLC34A3 gene encoding sodium-dependent phosphate transport protein 2C, producing the protein MPNSLTGGQVPPLTLDTVGLVDRSLGNAGTSGSAPVLEEGKMDPWALPQLKDTGQSWKELSVAGRVLRVATGFLKACGLLGSLYLFICSLDILSSAFQLLSSKVTGDIFKENVVLSNPVAGLVIGVLVTVLVQSSSTSSSIVVSMVASKLLTVQACVPIIMGVNVGTSITSTLVSMAQSGDRDEFRRAFGGSAVHGIFNWLTVLILLPLESAIALLERLSALTLGATSLQPGGHAPDILKVLTQPLTHLVVQLDTDAIASSATGNATNSSLIKQWCGTREVMTSGNSSDCGAAASGPCPERNGTAAVELLPCHHLFVGTTLTDLAVGFILLAASLLLLCTCLVLIVKLLNSVLRGRIAQAVRKVINADFPFPFSWLSGYLAILVGAGLTFVLQSSSVFTAAVVPLMGVGVISLERAYPLFLGSNIGTTTTALLAALASPADMLLSALQVALIHFFFNLAGILLWYVVPVLRLPIPLAKRFGDVTAKYRWVAIAYLLLSFLLLPLAAFGLSLAGSTVLAAVGGPLVGLVLLVILVNVLQRHRPAWLPRRLRSWAWLPLWLHSLEPWDRLVGRCCPCRVCSPPPAAAKEAHCYENPEVLASQQL; encoded by the exons ATGCCGAATTCCCTCACGGGTGGCCAGGTCCCCCCCCTTACTCTGGACACAGTTGGCCTGGTGGACCGGAGCCTGGGAAATGCAG GGACCTCCGGTTCTGCCCCAGTCttggaagaggggaaaatggaccCCTGGGCCCTCCCTCAGCTGAAGGACACTGGCCAGTCCTGGAAAG AGCTCAGCGTGGCCGGCAGGGTGCTCCGGGTGGCCACTGGCTTCCTCAAGGCCTGTGGACTCCTGGGCAGCCTCTACCTCTTCATCTGCTCCCTGGACATCCTCAGCTCCGCCTTCCAGCTGCTGAGCA GCAAGGTGACTGGAGACATCTTTAAGGAAAACGTGGTGCTGTCCAACCCTGTGGCTGGACTGGTCATCGGCGTGCTGGTCACAGTTCTCGTCCAGAGCTCCAGCACGTCTTCCTCCATTGTGGTCAGCATGGTGGCCTCCAAAT TGCTGACCGTCCAGGCGTGTGTGCCCATCATCATGGGCGTCAACGTGGGCACGTCCATCACCAGCACCCTGGTCTCAATGGCACAGTCAGGGGACCGAGATGAGTTTCGGAG GGCCTTTGGCGGCTCAGCTGTTCACGGCATCTTCAACTGGCTCACGGTGCTGATCTTGCTGCCACTGGAGAGCGCCATAGCCCTGCTGGAGAGGCTCAGCGCCCTGACTCTGGGCGCCACCAGCCTGCAGCCTGGGGGGCACGCGCCCGACATCCTCAAGGTGCTAACGCAGCCTCTCACACACCTCGTTGTGCAG CTGGACACTGATGCGATTGCAAGCAGTGCCACGGGCAACGCCACCAACAGCAGCCTCATTAAGCAATGGTGCGGCACCAGGGAGGTGATG ACCTCGGGGAACAGCAGCGACTGTGGAGCGGCGGCCTCCGGCCCCTGCCCTGAGAGGAACGGAACGGCTGCGGTGGAGCTGCTGCCCT gcCACCACCTGTTCGTGGGGACCACGCTCACGGACCTGGCCGTGGGCTTCATCCTGCTGGCcgcctccctgctcctgctctgcacCTGCCTCGTCCTCATCGTCAAACTGCTTAACTCTGTGCTGCGCGGCCGCATCGCCCAGGCCGTGAGGAAGGTCATCAATGCTG acttccccttccccttcagCTGGCTCAGCGGCTACCTGGCCATCCTGGTGGGCGCCGGCCTGACCTTCGTGCTCCAGAGCAGCAGTGTCTTCACGGCGGCCGTTGTGCCGCTCATGG GGGTCGGGGTGATCAGCCTGGAGCGCGCATACCCCCTCTTCCTGGGCTCCAACATCGGCACGACCACCACAGCCCTGCTGGCCGCCCTGGCCAGTCCCGCGGACATGCTGCTCAGCGCCCTCCAG GTCGCCCTCATCCACTTCTTTTTCAATCTGGCTGGCATCCTGCTGTGGTACGTGGTGCCTGTCCTGCGGCTGCCCATCCCGCTGGCCAAACGCTTCGGGGACGTGACCGCCAAATACCGCTGGGTGGCCATCGCCTATCTGCTGCTCAGCTTCCTGCTGCTGCCGCTGGCCGCCTTCGGGCTCTCCCTGGCAGGGAGCACGGTGCTGGCTGCAGTCGGAGGACCCCTGGTGGGGCTGGTACTCCTCGTCATCCTGGTCAATGTCCTGCAGCGGCACCGGCCAGCCTGGCTGCCACGCCGTCTGCGGTCCTGGGCCTGGCTGCCGCTCTGGCTCCATTCTCTGGAGCCCTGGGACCGCCTGGTGGGCCGCTGCTGCCCCTGCAGGGTCTGCAGCCCCCCTCCGGCCGCTGCCAAGGAGGCCCACTGCTACGAGAACCCTGAGGTCCTGGCCTCCCAGCAGCTGTGA
- the FAM166A gene encoding protein FAM166A isoform X3, which translates to MTATQKHNLFTPEPHYIPGYAGFYPQLRYQVGNTYGRTTAQLLTDPSVRKSPCSVLSPISKPKFIEDFSKSKPPLIPCRDLTEPYIPHYTGLKPYKNFEILGRFPPQEVNAQEGPSGAENVSRQVLRPAGFMPYPPYPPCPPGRKGDSRDFGHPGLRLAYGEEGWKSASPVHEAPERAQLYHCRRDEHPPPAHQQETLDVGRFHRLPQLDHPNLIQRKAISGYAGFVPRFAWVMGVNYCDGVTQAMDEFDKNQPCKTTTQ; encoded by the exons ATGACAGCTACTCAGAAACACAACCTCTTCACGCCAGAACCTCACTATATCCCTGG CTATGCCGGCTTCTATCCGCAGCTGCGCTACCAGGTGGGGAACACCTACGGGCGCACCACAGCGCAGCTGCTCACAGACCCCAGCGTGAGGAAGAGCCCCTGCTCGGTGTTGTCCCCCATATCCAAGCCCAAGTTCATCGAGGACTTCAGCAAGTCCAAGCCACCTTTGATCCCCTGCCGCGACCTGACTGAGCCCTACATCCCCCACTACACCG GTCTGAAGCCCTACAAGAACTTTGAGATCCTGGGCCGGTTCCCACCCCAGGAGGTGAATGCCCAGGAGGGGCCGTCGGGGGCAGAGAATGTATCCAGGCAGGTCCTGCGGCCTGCGGGCTTCATGCCCTACCCGCCTTACCCTCCGTGCCCACCAGGCAGGAAGGGGGACTCCAGAGACTTTGGACACCCAGGCCTGCGGCTGGCATACGGTGAGGAAGGCTGGAAGAGCGCCTCCCCTGTCCACGAGGCCCCTGAGCGGGCCCAG CTATACCACTGCAGGAGGGATGaacacccacccccagcccaccagcAGGAGACATTGGATGTGGGCAGGTTTCACAGGCTGCCCCAGCTGGACCACCCCAACCTGATCCAACGCAAAGCCATCTCAG GCTATGCTGGCTTTGTCCCTCGCTTTGCCTGGGTGATGGGGGTGAATTACTGCGATGGTGTCACACAGGCTATGGACGAGTTTGACAAGAATCAG CCATGCAAGACAACTACGCAATGA
- the FAM166A gene encoding protein FAM166A isoform X2 has product MTATQKHNLFTPEPHYIPGYAGFYPQLRYQVGNTYGRTTAQLLTDPSVRKSPCSVLSPISKPKFIEDFSKSKPPLIPCRDLTEPYIPHYTGLKPYKNFEILGRFPPQEVNAQEGPSGAENVSRQVLRPAGFMPYPPYPPCPPGRKGDSRDFGHPGLRLAYGEEGWKSASPVHEAPERAQLYHCRRDEHPPPAHQQETLDVGRFHRLPQLDHPNLIQRKAISGYAGFVPRFAWVMGVNYCDGVTQAMDEFDKNQHCGEKAGQKRPWEH; this is encoded by the exons ATGACAGCTACTCAGAAACACAACCTCTTCACGCCAGAACCTCACTATATCCCTGG CTATGCCGGCTTCTATCCGCAGCTGCGCTACCAGGTGGGGAACACCTACGGGCGCACCACAGCGCAGCTGCTCACAGACCCCAGCGTGAGGAAGAGCCCCTGCTCGGTGTTGTCCCCCATATCCAAGCCCAAGTTCATCGAGGACTTCAGCAAGTCCAAGCCACCTTTGATCCCCTGCCGCGACCTGACTGAGCCCTACATCCCCCACTACACCG GTCTGAAGCCCTACAAGAACTTTGAGATCCTGGGCCGGTTCCCACCCCAGGAGGTGAATGCCCAGGAGGGGCCGTCGGGGGCAGAGAATGTATCCAGGCAGGTCCTGCGGCCTGCGGGCTTCATGCCCTACCCGCCTTACCCTCCGTGCCCACCAGGCAGGAAGGGGGACTCCAGAGACTTTGGACACCCAGGCCTGCGGCTGGCATACGGTGAGGAAGGCTGGAAGAGCGCCTCCCCTGTCCACGAGGCCCCTGAGCGGGCCCAG CTATACCACTGCAGGAGGGATGaacacccacccccagcccaccagcAGGAGACATTGGATGTGGGCAGGTTTCACAGGCTGCCCCAGCTGGACCACCCCAACCTGATCCAACGCAAAGCCATCTCAG GCTATGCTGGCTTTGTCCCTCGCTTTGCCTGGGTGATGGGGGTGAATTACTGCGATGGTGTCACACAGGCTATGGACGAGTTTGACAAGAATCAG CATtgtggggagaaggcagggcagAAGAGACCTTGGGAGCATTAG
- the STPG3 gene encoding protein STPG3 isoform X2 — translation MNFDQKAVKFLANFYINGGKHWTHGPLRQKTLVPYQPKACVLLLGPPPGAAWEEMWTPGGQEFPPGLGMQMSPPQERPPICTQNLKELLLERRPPIVTDLQIPGPTKYQVPDASIRECSPHPHFSIGRKHSTREGGGRRAWQTAWFQSESPFTQKVDFNQEQKWPSPADYQPLNRPACPAFSFGGRRPASKTVEARSRPGLLRAGGAGYRAQPRLQAPPPAPGGEKRPGPNTYDISPGCRLQSHRPPAFSMSRSPAFASWISSSHTPGPAAYHVEDCYNSRFPSAPGVVIQGVRRPKRHDTGPFCTL, via the exons ATGAATTTTGACCAGAAGGCTGTGAAATTCCTGGCAAATTTTTACATCAATGGAGGCAAACACTGGACCCATGGCCCCCTGAGGCAGAAGACACTTGTGCCATACCA GCCCAAGGCCTGTGTCTTGTTGCTGGGCCCCCCACCAGGGGCCGCCTGGGAGGAGATGTGGACCCCTGGAGGGCAGGAGTTCCCACCTGGCCTCGGGATGCAAATGAGTCCCCCCCAGGAGCGTCCCCCTATCTGCACCCAGAACCTGAAGGAGCTGT TACTGGAGCGGCGCCCACCCATCGTGACCGACCTGCAGATCCCCGGCCCCACCAAGTACCAGGTGCCCGATGCTTCAATACGCGAGTGCTCCCCACATCCCCACTTCAGCATCGGCCGCAAGCACTCCACCCGCG AGGGCGGTGGCCGCAGGGCGTGGCAGACAGCGTGGTTCCAGAGCGAAAGCCCCTTCACACAGAAAGTCGACTTTAACCAAGAGCAAAAG TGGCCATCGCCCGCGGACTATCAACCACTCAACCGGCCTGCCTGCCCGGCCTTCAGCTTTGGGGGCCGCCGCCCCGCCTCCAAGACAGTTGAGGCCCGCTCCCGGCCGGGGCTGCTGCGGGCCGGGGGTGCGGGTTACCGTGCCCAGCCCCGGCTCCAGGCCCCTCCTCCGGCCCCGGGGGGCGAGAAGCGCCCAGGCCCCAACACCTACGACATCTCTCCTGGGTGCCGGCTGCAGAGCCACCGCCCGCCCGCCTTCTCCATGAGCCGTTCACCTGCGTTCGCCTCCTGGATCAGCTCCT CCCACACTCCCGGCCCAGCTGCCTACCATGTGGAGGATTGCTATAACTCGCGCTTCCCCTCAGCACCTGGGGTGGTCATCCAGGGCGTGCGAAGACCCAAGCGCCATGACACAGGACCCTTCTGCACGCTGTAG
- the NELFB gene encoding negative elongation factor B: MFAGLQDLGVANGEDLKETLTNCTEPLKAIEQFQTENGVLLPSLQSALPFLDLHGTPRLEFHQSVFDELRDKLLERVSAIASEGKAEERYKKLEDLLEKSFSLVKMPSLQPVVMCVMKHLPKVPEKKLKLVMADKELYRACAVEVKRQIWQDNQALFGDEVSPLLKQYILEKESALFSTELSVLHNFFSPSPKTRRQGEVVQKLTQMVGKNVKLYDMVLQFLRTLFLRTRNVHYCTLRAELLMSLHELDVGDICSVDPCHKFTWCLDACIRERFVDSKRARELQGFLDGVKKGQEQVLGDLSMILCDPFAINTLSLSTVRHLQELVGQETLPRDSPDLLLLLRLLALGQGAWDMIDSQVFKEPKMEVELITRFLPMLMSFVVDDHTFNVDQKLPAEEKAPVMYPNTLPESFTKFLQEHRMACEVGLYYVLHITKQRNKNALLRLLPGLVETFGDLAFGDIFLHLLMGNLALLADEFALEDFCRSLFDGFLLTASPRKENVQRHVLRLLIHLHHRVAPSRLDALRKALEPTGQSGEAVKELYSQLGERLEQLEHRKPSPAQAAETPALELPLPAVSTPAGL, encoded by the exons ATGTTCGCGGGGCTGCAGGACCTGGGCGTGGCCAACGGCGAAGACCTGAAGGAGACGCTGACCAACTGCACGGAGCCGCTCAAGGCCATCGAGCAGTTCCAG acAGAGAATGGCGTGCTGCTGCCCTCCCTGCAGTCGGCCTTGCCTTTCTTGGACCTGCATGGGACACCTCGGCTGGAGTTCCACCAGTCGGTGTTTGACGAGCTTCGGGACAAGCTGCTGGAGCGGGTGTCCGCCATTGCCTCAGAGGGGAAGGCTGAGGAAAG GTATAAGAAACTGGAAGATCTTCTAGAAAAGAGCTTTTCTCTGGTGAAGATGCCGTCCCTGCAGCCAGTGGTGATGTGTGTCATGAAACATTTGCCCAAG GTTCCGGAGAAGAAGCTGAAGCTGGTGATGGCCGACAAGGAGCTGTACCGGGCCTGTGCTGTGGAGGTGAAGCGGCAGATCTGGCAGGACAACCAGGCACTGTTTGGCGACGAAGTTTCTCCGCTCCTGAAGCAGTACATCCTAGAGAAGGAGAGTGCGCTTTTCAGCACCGAGCTCTCCGTCCTGCACAACTTCTTCAGCCCTTCCCCAAAGACGAGGCGCCAGGGCGAG GTGGTGCAGAAGCTGACGCAGATGGTGGGGAAGAACGTGAAGCTGTACGACATGGTGCTACAGTTCCTGCGGACCCTCTTCCTGCGGACCCGGAACGTGCACTACTGCACGCTGCGGGCCGAGCTGCTCATGTCCCTGCACGAGCTGGACGTCGGGGACATCTGCTCCGTGGACCCCTGCCATAAG TTTACTTGGTGCCTGGATGCCTGCATTCGTGAGCGGTTTGTGGACAGCAAGAGAGCCCGAGAGCTGCAGGGGTTTCTTGACGGCGTGAAGAAGGGGCAGGAGCAAGTCCTAGG GGACCTGTCCATGATCCTGTGTGACCCCTTTGCCATCAACACCCTGTCGCTGAGCACCGTCAGGCACCTGCAGGAGCTGGTCGGCCAGGAGACCCTGCCTAGG GACAGTCCCGATCTTCTGCTGCTGCTCAGGCTGCTGGCGCTGGGCCAGGGGGCATGGGACATGATTGACAGCCAGGTCTTCAAGGAGCCCAAGATG GAGGTGGAGCTCATCACCAGGTTCCTGCCCATGCTCATGTCCTTCGTGGTCGACGACCACACCTTCAACGTGGACCAGAAGCTGCCGGCTGAGGAGAAAGCCCCGGTTATGTACCCGAACACGCTCCCGGAGAGTTTCACCAA GTTCCTGCAGGAGCACCGCATGGCCTGCGAGGTGGGGCTGTACTACGTGCTGCACATCACCAAGCAGAGGAACAAGAACGCGCTCCTGCGCCTGCTGCCGGGGCTGG TGGAGACCTTTGGCGACCTGGCGTTTGGGGACATCTTCCTGCACCTGCTCATGGGGAACTTGGCGCTGCTGGCCGACGAGTTTGCCCTGGAGGACTTCTGCAGGAGCCTCTTCGATGGCTTCCTCCTCACGGCCTcgcccag GAAGGAGAACGTGCAGCGCCACGTGCTGAGGCTCCTCATCCACCTGCACCACCGGGTGGCCCCGTCCAGGCTGGACGCCCTGCGGAAGGCGCTGGAGCCCACGGGCCAG AGCGGAGAGGCCGTGAAGGAACTTTACTCTCAGCTCGGTGAGCGGCTAGAGCAGCTGGAGCATCGGAAGCCCAGCCCGGCCCAGGCCGCAGAGACTCCGGCCCTGGAGTTGCCCCTCCCCGCCGTGTCCACTCCGGCTGGGCTCTGA
- the FAM166A gene encoding protein FAM166A isoform X1, with protein MTATQKHNLFTPEPHYIPGYAGFYPQLRYQVGNTYGRTTAQLLTDPSVRKSPCSVLSPISKPKFIEDFSKSKPPLIPCRDLTEPYIPHYTGLKPYKNFEILGRFPPQEVNAQEGPSGAENVSRQVLRPAGFMPYPPYPPCPPGRKGDSRDFGHPGLRLAYGEEGWKSASPVHEAPERAQLYHCRRDEHPPPAHQQETLDVGRFHRLPQLDHPNLIQRKAISGYAGFVPRFAWVMGVNYCDGVTQAMDEFDKNQFLIKNPICALGERLPRTHWPSNTIYNSKGLIPFYMGFIPSMQDNYAMTFGNSTRKAYQKELERRDQTL; from the exons ATGACAGCTACTCAGAAACACAACCTCTTCACGCCAGAACCTCACTATATCCCTGG CTATGCCGGCTTCTATCCGCAGCTGCGCTACCAGGTGGGGAACACCTACGGGCGCACCACAGCGCAGCTGCTCACAGACCCCAGCGTGAGGAAGAGCCCCTGCTCGGTGTTGTCCCCCATATCCAAGCCCAAGTTCATCGAGGACTTCAGCAAGTCCAAGCCACCTTTGATCCCCTGCCGCGACCTGACTGAGCCCTACATCCCCCACTACACCG GTCTGAAGCCCTACAAGAACTTTGAGATCCTGGGCCGGTTCCCACCCCAGGAGGTGAATGCCCAGGAGGGGCCGTCGGGGGCAGAGAATGTATCCAGGCAGGTCCTGCGGCCTGCGGGCTTCATGCCCTACCCGCCTTACCCTCCGTGCCCACCAGGCAGGAAGGGGGACTCCAGAGACTTTGGACACCCAGGCCTGCGGCTGGCATACGGTGAGGAAGGCTGGAAGAGCGCCTCCCCTGTCCACGAGGCCCCTGAGCGGGCCCAG CTATACCACTGCAGGAGGGATGaacacccacccccagcccaccagcAGGAGACATTGGATGTGGGCAGGTTTCACAGGCTGCCCCAGCTGGACCACCCCAACCTGATCCAACGCAAAGCCATCTCAG GCTATGCTGGCTTTGTCCCTCGCTTTGCCTGGGTGATGGGGGTGAATTACTGCGATGGTGTCACACAGGCTATGGACGAGTTTGACAAGAATCAG TTCCTGATCAAAAATCCCATCTGTGCCCTGGGTGAAAGGCTGCCCAGAACACACTGGCCCAGCAACACCATCTATAACAGCAAGGGCCTGATACCTTTCTACATGGGGTTTATACCAT CCATGCAAGACAACTACGCAATGACGTTTGGCAACAGCACCCGCAAAGCCTATCAGAAGGAACTGGAGAGGCGAGACCAGACACTATGA